From Streptomyces sp. TLI_105, the proteins below share one genomic window:
- a CDS encoding 3-hydroxybutyrate dehydrogenase, producing the protein MSAPITVSGTEPGADVASPLPRSAGLALDLTGRTALVTGAAGGIGRACALRLAAAGARVRAVDRAAEGLRTLAEEAGALPGDLEPRLLDLTDLDAAEAVAAGTDILVNNAGIQLVRPIEEFPPDVFHTVLTVMLEAPFRLIRGALPHMYGQGWGRIVNLSSVHGLRASAFKSAYVAAKHGLEGLSKTAALEGAPHGVTSNCVNPGYVRTPLVERQIADQAAAHGIPPERVLAEVLLKDSALKRLIEPEEVAEAVLYLCTPQASFITGTSLTLDGGWTAH; encoded by the coding sequence ATGAGCGCCCCCATCACCGTCTCCGGCACCGAGCCCGGTGCCGACGTCGCCTCGCCCCTGCCCCGCTCCGCGGGCCTCGCCCTCGACCTCACCGGCCGCACCGCGCTCGTCACCGGCGCGGCCGGCGGCATCGGGCGTGCCTGCGCGCTGCGGCTCGCCGCCGCCGGGGCCCGGGTCAGAGCCGTCGACCGGGCCGCCGAGGGCCTTCGGACCCTGGCCGAGGAGGCCGGCGCGCTCCCCGGCGACCTCGAACCGCGGCTCCTCGACCTGACCGACCTGGACGCCGCGGAGGCGGTGGCCGCCGGCACCGACATCCTCGTCAACAACGCCGGGATCCAGCTGGTCCGCCCCATCGAGGAGTTCCCGCCGGACGTCTTCCACACCGTGCTCACCGTGATGCTGGAGGCGCCCTTCCGGCTCATCCGGGGCGCGCTGCCCCACATGTACGGCCAGGGGTGGGGGAGGATCGTGAACCTCTCCTCCGTCCACGGACTGCGCGCGTCCGCCTTCAAGTCCGCCTACGTGGCCGCCAAACACGGTCTGGAGGGCCTCTCCAAGACCGCCGCCCTCGAAGGCGCCCCGCACGGGGTCACCTCCAACTGCGTCAACCCCGGCTACGTCCGCACCCCGCTCGTCGAACGGCAGATCGCCGACCAGGCCGCCGCCCACGGCATCCCGCCGGAGCGCGTCCTCGCCGAGGTCCTCCTCAAGGACTCGGCCCTCAAGCGGCTCATCGAACCGGAGGAGGTCGCCGAGGCCGTCCTCTACCTCTGCACCCCGCAGGCCTCCTTCATCACCGGCACCTCCCTCACCCTCGACGGCGGCTGGACCGCCCACTGA